Proteins from a genomic interval of Euleptes europaea isolate rEulEur1 chromosome 18, rEulEur1.hap1, whole genome shotgun sequence:
- the LOC130490343 gene encoding olfactory receptor 4N2-like yields the protein MEHGNHTVVTEFVLQGLAKNWELQLFLSALLLLFYVIILPGNILIIVTIRNDPRLGSPMFFFLSSLAFMDICYSTVTPPKMMSNLFTRQKTISYQCCLAQIFFIHFLGGAEICLLIAMAFDRYVAICHPLHYATMVTRVVCWALVIGSWAGGFMHSMIQMILIIPLPFCGPNKLDNFFCDVTQIIRLACTDTYSLELAMFINSGLVTTSCFIILLTFYGALLVKVRTGSAHGKKAASTCITHIIIVFVIFGPAIYVYCRPFQDFPFDKVVAFFHTVVFPLMNPMIYTLRNKEVKAAMIRWLKKNKGARYKTEELHGERAGLP from the exons TTCCTGTCTGCCCTCCTCCTACTCTTCTATGTCATCATTCTACCTGGGAATATCCTTATCATTGTGACAATTCGGAATGACCCCCGCCTAGGATCCCCCATGTTTTTCTTCTTGTCCAGCCTGGCCTTCATGGACATCTGCTATAGCACCGTCACCCCTCCCAAGATGATGAGTAATCTCTTCACTCGCCAGAAGACCATCTCCTATCAATGTTGCTTGGCTCAGATTTTTTTTATCCACTTCCTAGGCGGAGCTGAGATCTGCCTGCTTATTGCCATGGCTTTTGACCGGTATGTGGCCATTTGCCACCCACTGCACTATGCCACGATGGTGACCAGGGTCGTTTGCTGGGCGCTGGTGATAGGCTCGTGGGCTGGAGGCTTCATGCACTCTATGATCCAGATGATTCTCATCATCCCACTCCCTTTCTGTGGCCCGAACAAACTGGACAACTTCTTCTGTGACGTTACCCAGATCATCAGGTTGGCCTGCACTGACACCTACTCCTTGGAGTTGGCCATGTTTATCAATAGTGGCCTGGTCACCACCTCATGCTTTATCATCCTCCTCACCTTCTATGGGGCCTTGCTGGTCAAGGTGAGGACAGGCTCAGCCCATGGGAAGAAGGCTGCCTCCACTTGTATCACCCACATCATCATTGTCTTCGTGATATTTGGCCCAGCCATCTATGTCTATTGCCGCCCTTTCCAGGACTTCCCATTTGACAAGGTGGTGGCCTTTTTCCACACGGTGGTCTTTCCTCTGATGAACCCCATGATCTACACCTTGAGGAACAAGGAGGTCAAGGCTGCTATGATCAGAtggttaaagaaaaataaaggggct AGATACAAGACTGAAGAACTTCACGGGGAGAGGGCAGGCCTGCCGTAA
- the LOC130490342 gene encoding olfactory receptor 4K14-like, whose translation MEWGNKTTVTEFVLLGFSPSWEAHLLLFVLFLFLYTATLFSNLVILLAISQDRCLLRSPMFFLLAHLAFLDLCLSSFATPRALFDLLTQRQVISFQGCMTQIFFLHLFGGSEMLLLMVMAYDRYVAICHPLHYASLMSQRRCVGLVLASWVGGLLHTSVQMAFMIDVPFCGPNHVDSFFCDIPLVIKLACLDIYPLEIMMMTNSGLMSLVGFITVIVSYGLILSTIHSRAPSEGTSKAISTSTTHLIVVSMYFGPCIYIYLRPSTRFMSDKVLSIFYTAVTPLLNPAIYALKNKEMKSAMGKLLGRHSVQVSDRIPVIAAGVVVSWRCKRSSHEGMPGGRLASQLPVA comes from the coding sequence atggagtggggaaacaagaccACGGTGACCGAATTTGTCCTCCTCGGCTTCTCTCCATCCTGGGAAGCCCACCTCCTTTTATttgtcctcttcctcttcctctacaCGGCCACCCTCTTCAGCAACCTTGTTATTCTACTGGCCATTTCCCAGGACCGCTGTCTTCTTCGTTCTCCCATGTTCTTTCTCCTGGCCCACTTGGCCTTCCTGGACCTCTGCCTGTCCTCGTTTGCCACCCCGAGAGCCCTCTTCGACCTCCTCACCCAACGTCAGGTCATCTCCTTCCAGGGCTGCATGACACAGATCTTCTTCCTCCATCTCTTTGGAGGCAGTGAGATGCTGCTTCTCATGGTGATGGCCTATGACCGATACGTGGCCATCTGCCATCCACTCCACTATGCCTCCCTCATGAGCCAGCGCCGTTGTGTGGGGCTTGTGCTGGCCTCCTGGGTTGGTGGACTTCTCCACACCAGCGTGCAGATGGCCTTCATGATCGATGTCCCCTTCTGTGGGCCCAACCACGTGGACAGTTTCTTCTGTGACATTCCCTTGGTCATCAAGTTGGCTTGTCTTGACATCTATCCCCTGGAGATCATGATGATGACCAACAGTGGCCTCATGTCTCTGGTTGGATTCATCACTGTGATTGTCTCCTACGGACTAATTCTCTCAACCATCCATTCCAGAGCTCCTTCCGAAGGGACTTCCAAGGCTATCTCCACCTCCACCACTCACCTCATAGTGGTCAGCATGTACTTTGggccttgtatatatatttacttGCGTCCCAGCACCCGCTTCATGAGTGATAAAGTGTTGTCCATCTTCTACACAGCTGTCACCCCCTTGCTAAACCCAGCCATCTATGCTTTGAAAAACAAGGAAATGAAGTCTGCCATGGGGAAGTTGTTGGGAAGACATTCTGTGCAGGTTTCTGATCGGATTCCTGTCATCGCAGCCGGAGTGGTTGTCTCTTGGAGATGCAAGAGAAGCAGCCATGAGGGTATGCCAGGGGGTCGTTTGGCATCACAGTTACCAGTTGCCTAA